The Melioribacteraceae bacterium 4301-Me genome contains the following window.
AGAAAAATCTTTTATAATAATATTAAAGAATAAGAATTTCCTAATGGAGAGTTATTTTTTTGAACTATAAAATTATAGTTACAACCTACTACAAAAAATATGATTTATTACTGCTATGGAATAAGATATCGTATATGATTATTTTTCAAAAGCAGTATTTAAGAAAGGTAAAAAAATGAACAGAATAAAATCCTTTGTAAAGGGGGAGTGGGTAGAGGGTAAGGGGAATTTTAAGAAAATATATAACCCTGTGACTGGTGAAGAAATTGGAGAGATATCATCTTACGGAATAGATTTTAAAGGCATGCTTGAATATGCGAGAGAAATTGGCAGCAAGCAATTGCGAAATATGACTTTCCACGAACGTGCAAGAATCTTGAAATCTATAGCTCAATACTTAATGCAGCGAAAAGATGAGTTTTATCCATTATCATATATGACTGGCGCAACCAAAGCAGATTCTTGGATTGATATTGAGGGGGGCATTGCCACTTTTTTTACATACGCAAGTAAAGGGAAAAGAGAACTTCCAGACGAAACTATTTGGGTAGAAGGGCAAACTGAAATTTTATCAAAATCAGGAACTTTTGTTGGTCAACATATATGTGTACCACTTCAGGGATGTGCAGTTCACATCAATGCTTTCAATTTCCCATGCTGGGGAATGTTAGAAAAACTAGCGCCAACTTTCCTTGCTGGAATGCCTGCAATTGTGAAACCTGCATCCATTTCAGCGTATTTAACTCAAGCTGTTGTAAAAGCAATTATAGAATCCAACCTTCTGCCTGAAGGGGCTTTACAGCTAATTTGTGGTGATGTGGGTGATTTATTCGACCACTTAACAGGGCAAGATGTTGTAACTTTTACGGGCTCTGCTGAAACTGGAAGAAAATTAAAAGCACATCCGAAGATTATTGAAAATTCTGTCCGTTTTAATATGGAAGCTGATTCATTGAACTGTTCAATTCTTGGATTAGACGTTACACCAGAAATGGAAGAGTTTAACTTATTCATAAAAGAAGTTGTAAATGAAATGACCGTTAAAGCTGGACAAAAATGTACTGCAATACGCAGAACAATTGTACCATTAAATCAAATGCATAATGTGGTGAATGCTCTAAAAGAAAAATTATCTAAAGTGAAAGTTGGTAATCCAACAGAAAAAGACATTAAAATGGGTTCATTAATAGGAGTTGAGCAATGTTTAGAGGTAAAAGAAAAAGTTTCTGTTCTTAGCAAAACTTCTGAAATTGTATTTGGGGATAATGATTCAAGAAATGGCACAAGCGCCTTCTTTGAACCGGTACTTCTTCAATGCAACACACCATTAATTTCAGCTGAACCACATGAAGTTGAGGCATTTGGCCCTGTAAATACCGTAATGCCTTATAAAAATATTGACGAAGCAATACAAATTGCTAATAAAGCAAATGGAAGCTTAGTAGCATCTTTATTCACTACAGACGACGAATTTGCTAAAAAAATTGTTTTGGGAATTGGAGCTTATCATGGGAGGGTGATGATTCTCAATCGATATTGTGCAAAAGAGTCAACTGGACATGGTTCACCATTGCCGCATCTTGTTCACGGTGGTCCCGGCAGAGCAGGTGGCGGTGAAGAAATGGGGGGCATCAGAGGTATTTTAAAATATATGCAAAGAACAGCCCTGCAAGGTCATCCAAACACACTTACTAATATTTGTAACCAATGGATAAAAGGCGGAGAGCAATTGACTGATAAAATCCATCCATTTAAAAAGTACTGGGAGGAAATTCAAATTGGCGAAACATATTTTACAAACAGGCGTACTATAACTGAAACAGATATTGTTAACTTTGCCGCAATTAGCGGCGACCATTTTTATGCTCATACAGATGATTTAGCTGCTAGAAATTCTATATTTGAAAAAAGAGTTGCACATGGATATTTTATTCTTTCTGCTGCTGCTGGACTTTTTGTCGACCCTTTTCCTGGACCTGTATTAGCCAACTACGGATTAGAAGGACTGCGATTTATAAAACCTGTTTATCCAGGCGATACTATCAGTGCAACCTTAACTTGCAAAAAGAAAACAACTAAAGAAAAAAAAGAAAATGAACCACCACAAGGTATAGTGGAATGGCATGTTGAAGTAAAAAACCAAAACAATGACATTGTAGCTGCCTACACAATATTAACTCTAGTGAAAAGAAAAGAGGTGAACGCATGAAAAACTTTCTTCTGATAATTAACATATTATTTGCATTGTCAAATATTACTGCACAAGTAGAACTGCCGAGATTAAGTCCTAATGCTACTGTATCTCAAACGGTTGGTTACACTAATATCACAGTTACTTACTGCAGACCGGGCGTAAAAGAAAGAAAAGTTTGGGGCGAGTTGGTTCCATATAATAAAGTTTGGCGTACTGGTGCTAACGAAGCAACTACAATTGAATTTACCACTGATGTTGTTGTTGAAGGAAATAAAGTCCCAGCAGGTAAATATGGCTTATTTACTATTCCAACCGATAAAGAATGGACAATTATTCTAAATAAGGTTTGGAATCAATGGGGAGCTTTTAATTACGATTCTAAACAAGATTTTCTACGCTTCAAAGTATTGCCATTAGAACATCCGTTTACCGAAAGAATGATGTTTGCCTTTTCGGAACTTACCGATAGCAGCACAGTACTTAATCTATTTTGGGAAAGATTAAATATCCCAATTAAAATAAAAGTAGATGTGCTGTCTCAAGCTTATGAAAAAATTAAAGACGCAATTAAAAAATCCAATACTGATTGGCACACTTATGCTCAAGCAGCTGAATATTGTGCAGACAATAAAGTCTTTCTTAAAGATGCCCTGCAGTGGATTAATACTGCAATTGAACTTAATAAAAATTTTTTCGTCTATTACGTAAAGGCAAAAGTACTTTTCAGCATGAAAAATTATAATGATGCATTAATAGCCATTGACAAATGCAGACAAGCAGGCAGCAACGACAAAGATTACGATTCCTATGTAACAAGGGTAGACTTGCTTGAGAGCCAAATTAAAAGTAAACTATAGTTAACATGAAAAAATTTGATATTCCTTCTAAATACAGAAGTTCGATAATTTCTAAAATAAAAGAACACCGTAAACTTGGCGACCCGCGAAAAAAAGATTTCTCGCCAACAGTTTTAGATTTTGGACCTCTTAATATCTATGTGGCTCGGCATTTCGGTTTCTGCTACGGCGTTGAAAACGCTATTGAAATTGCTTACAAGATAATCGATGAAAATCCCAATAAAAGAATCTTCTTACTAAGCGAAATGATTCATAATCCCAGCGTTAATGATGACTTGCAAAAGCGGGGTATCACTTTTGTTATGGATACTTACGGCAATCAATTAATATCTTGGGACGAAATTAATGCCGATGACATAGTAATAATACCAGCCTTTGGAACCACAGTTGAAATTGAAAACATGCTCATAAAAAAGGGCATAGACACAATAAAATATAATACTACATGCCCATTTGTTGAACGGGTCTGGAACAGAGCAGAAACACTCGGTCAAGAAAATTACACTATTATCATTCACGGCAAACTAAAGCATGAAGAAACACGAGCAACTTTTTCCCACAGCATTCTTAAATCAGCTTCATTAATCATTAGAAACCTCGAAGAGGCCAAAATATTAGGAGATATTATTTTAGGGAAAATTCCTGGCCAAAAACTTTATGAATTTTTTTCGGGAAAATATTCTGAAAATTTCGATGTCAAAAAAGATTTGCAAAAGATAGGCGTTGTTAATCAAACTACAATGCTTGCTTCAGAAACTCAAGCAATAGCCGATTATTTAAAAAATATTATGATTAAAAAATTTGGCAAGGAAAAATTAAAAGAGCATTTTGCAGATACACGCGACACTCTTTGCTATGCAACAAACGATAATCAATCAGCTACTATTGCTCTTTTAGAAACAAACTCAGATTTTGCTTTAGTAGTAGGTGGTTACAATAGTTCTAATACCACTCATCTTGTGGAAATATTAGAACAAAAATTTAAGACTTATTTCATATCAGACTCAGAAAAAATAATATCTAATGAGAGCATCAGGCATTACGACATTCATGCCAAAAAAGAAATAATCACAAAAAATTTTATTAATCAAAAAGAAAAAGTTAACATTGCCATAACCAGCGGAGCTTCATGCCCAGATTCTATAGTTGACGAGGTAATTAAGAAACTTATCTCTTTCTTTGAAAATGCAAAAAGTCTTGAAGATGTAATATTAACTATAAATAATTAACATTCGGTACTATTTTGCCCACGTAAGCCTATAAACCAATTTAGAACTAAGCAATTATTGCTTGTTGTCAGCAATTTTTAAAAAATTGGCAAATAATTGTCTCCCCACTCGAACATATTCGTCATATATATTACTAAAACTTTCTCTAAGTTGATTTCTATCTAACTGAATAAGATCGGGGTCTTCTTTGATCCATCTCTCGAACATTTCATTTGTAAGCTCAAAATGGCACTGAATGCCATAAGCATTTGAACCTATTTTTACAATTTGATTTCGACATAGACTTCCAGTGGCTAAAAGTATCATACCTTTGGTCAACTCAACAGTTTCACCATGCAAGTGAAATACATTAAATGAGTATTCAAGATTATTAAATAATTGGTCTTTTCTGCCTTCCTCAGTTAATTGTACAGAAAAATTTTGACCTTTCGGATCTATAAAACCTATTTCTTTAAATGGACATTTAACAACTTTTCCGCCGCTTGACTTAACCAAAAGCTGAAGTCCCAAACAAATCCCGAGGTAAGGAATTTGTGCCTGCAGAATTTTCTGTATGTAATTAATCTCACTTTTTATTTTCACGCTTTCATCATTTGCACTATCTGACCCGCCAAGAACAACTACGGCTCCAAAATCTTCACAAGGTGGAAGTGTCTCGCCGAGCTGCAAATCAATAATTTTGTAAGGAGCTTGATGCTCTTCCAATACTTCTTTAATTAAACCCGGACCCTCTCTGCTTTCGTTTTTTATGATTAGTATCTCTTTTTCCATGTTTATTTCCATCGCCAAATTTTGAATAATATAAAATACAAAATGTTCTTAAAGGAATTAAATAAAATAATTATTACTTGCTTTTAATAGCGTTCATAACATATCTGTCCAATATATTTTTTATTTCGTCCCTAAATGGACTTAATCTATTTCTTTGTTCTTTATCCTATAAATATTTTGTCCTGAGGGGACAATAAAGCTTTGATTATGCATAAACCAATGTAATCCCTTTAGGGATTATGTTATAGAATAAATAAATATCAAACTGAAGTTAAAAGTCCCGTATGGACGAGATAGGGATTGATTTACAAGACAGGTAGAATAGTCCAAAATCATGAAGTTTTCTAAATTTATTTGGTAATTCATCCCTTCGGGATTTGATTTCAAAATTATTTTGGACAGCAGTGGTTCATAAAATTATACGGATGAAACAATAACCCAGATTAGCTAAGTTTTGAAATTATAGAGTGATATCATTGAATAGCCAAATCCTTATTTTAATGAAGCAGGATAGTGGCAGAATAAAAATGATTCGGTTATTTTTTAATCATAAAATTGAGGAAATGAATGCAATCACCTTTTCATCTTGAACAACAAAACATAAGTATTGATAGCCGAATAGTAGCTTCATTAGAAAGAATATCCGAAGCTTTTCGAGTTTTATTTTGGAACGAAAGTAAAAAGTGGGGATTAAGTCCAATTCAGCTGCAAATCTTAATCTTTATTTGTACACACAGTAATGAAAAATGTAATATCACTTATCTTGCAAAAGAGTTTAATATGACCAAAGCAACGATTAGCGATGCAGTAAAATCATTAGAAGAAAAATCACTTATTAAAAGGAAAATCAATCCAAACGATTATCGCAGCCACTCAATAGAGCTGACTACAGAAGGTAAAAAAACTGTAAGCAAAGCAAGTTATTTTGCAAATGAGCTGGAAAAATCAATTAGCTCACTAAACACAAACGATAAAGAAAATTTGCTCCTCAGTTTAATTGACATAATTTATAATTTAACAGCGGCAGGTGTAATTACAGTTCAAAGAATGTGTTTAACATGTATTCATTACAGCAAAGATGAAAAGAGCGGCGAGCATTTTTGCAAATTGCTTAACAAAAAATTGAAAAACTCTGAGCTTCGTATCGACTGTCCAGAACATTCATTTGCAAAGTAGCATTACCACAAGTAAATCACCAATAATAATTAATAACTAATTTCAAAGAAATTACATCCCTTATAACTAATGCACTCCAAATCAAATTGCTTTGAATAATATAATTTTTGACCATGCAATGTGATTTATTAAATTATATATTTGAACATAAGCAAATAAAACAATAATATGAGATTCATTCATAAGATATTGCTTTTGGCTTTGTTCTTTGGAGAAATTGTTTTTTCTCAGTCAAAAGATGCATTTCAAATTGTAAGATTAAAATATAACGGCGGAAGCGATTGGTATAACGGTCAAACTGAAGAAGTAAATTTATTAAAATACATTTCACAACATACAAATATTAAAACTTACCCAGAGTATAAATTTGTCGATCTTTCCACAGGAAATATTTTTGCTTATCCCTTTTTATTTATGACTGGTCACGGAAATATTACTTTTTCAGATAATGATGCAAAAAAGCTTCGCACTTATTTAGAAAATGGGGGTTTTTTATACGTAGATGACGATTACGGACTCGATAAAGCTTTTAGAAGAGAGATAAAAAAAGTATTCCCCGACAAAGAATTAGTTGAACTCCCTTTCAGTTATGGTCTTTATCACTGCTTATACGATTTTAACAATGGACCACCTAAAATTCATGAACACGATGGGAAACCAGCTCAAGGTTTTGGTATTTTTTACAACAATAGATTAGTTCTTTATTACACTTATGAAAGTAATCCTAGTGACGGGTGGGACGATCCAGATGTTCACAACGACCCCCCAGAAAAAAGAGAGGAAGCGCTTAAGTTTGGAACTAATTTAGTAGTATGGGTTTTATCTAATTAGCTTTTTTGTTTTAGTTCTTTTCTTAACAGCATTTTCATAGGAATATATGAATCAAAAACTTGATAAATTACAAAATAGAATTGCTGCCGTAGAAAAAAAAGAAAATCTTAAATCTGCACTTAATGGATTATACCTAACCGTTTTAATTTTATTTTCTATCTTTATTTTTTTCAGTTTACTTGAAGCACTGTTTAATTTTAACTCTCATATCAGGTCTCTATTTTTTTTTATTACCATTGCTCTACCAGCTAGCTCTTTTTCTTACTTTGTTCTTTTACCATTAATAAAAAATTATCTTTTTCCATTTAAGATTAATTATGAACTCGCAGCACAAAAAATTGGGGACCATTTCCCAGAAATTAAAGATGAGCTGAAAAACGCACTGCAATTAGTAAATGATAAATCAGAAAACTATTCTCCCTTGCTTATTGATGCTGCATTTGAACGAGTTTACAAAAAAACCGAGAAATATAATTTCGATGAAATTATCGACTTCAATTCCACAAACAAAACACTTAAAATCTTAGTAGCAGCGATATTACTTTCAATTGCATTGTTTGCTTCACTTACGGAAATAAGAACAGCCGCTTATAGACTAATTAATTTTAACAAGGAATTTACTACCCCGCCGAAGTTCGTTTTTGAAATTCAACCAGGGAATGCAGAAGTAACGAAGGGTGATGATATAATTATAAAAATTAAAACAAGTGGAAGCAGAATAAAAAACGTAAATTTATTTACAAAATTTGCTGAGCAGTCAGAATTTTCTGATAATAAACTCTTATCAGATTCATTTGGTTACTTTACCTATTCAATTCGTAATATCAAAAGTTCCCTAAATTATTTTGCTTCTGCAGACGGCATAACATCGCAGAAATACAAAATAACCGTTATCAACAGACCATTTATAAACAGCTTAGAAGTAAAAATAACCCCGCCATCCTACTCACAACTCCCCACACAATATCAAAAGGACAATGGAAATATTATCGCATTGCCGGGAAGTAAAATTCTTATTTCTCTTCTTTCATCCCGTGAATTAAACTCGGCAGCAATTTATTTTAGTGATAGCTCAAAACAAGTAATGCATTGCAACGATATTGCAGCAAGCACAAGCTTTATTATTAAAAAAAGCATCGATTACAAAATTATTATTCAAGATAAAAACAGAAACACAAACGCTAATCCAATTACTTATTCAATAAAAACACTAACGGATTTATACCCTGATATCCAAGTTTTGTCGCCCAATAAGGATTTACAATTAGATAACAATCATGCCATTCCTTTTACATTAAAAATAAAAGACGATTACGGGTTCACCAAATTGTTATTACACTACAGGATTTATGAATCAAAATACAGACAACTGACTGATGAATTCTCTCAAATATCAATTCCAATTACACTTTCATCGAAAGAAGAAGATGTTTATTACGTGTGGGATTTATCCCCTTTAGTATTAGCTGAAGGTGAGGCACTGACATATTATTTTGAGATTTTTGATAACGATAATATAAACGGACCAAAACAAACCAAATCACCCAGCTTTACTGTACAAGTTCCATCGTTAAATGACATTTTCAAGACAGTTGACAACACTCAGAGCAAGACAACAGAAGATTTAAAACAAGTATTGCAGGAAGCTAACGA
Protein-coding sequences here:
- the paaZ gene encoding phenylacetic acid degradation bifunctional protein PaaZ, with the protein product MNRIKSFVKGEWVEGKGNFKKIYNPVTGEEIGEISSYGIDFKGMLEYAREIGSKQLRNMTFHERARILKSIAQYLMQRKDEFYPLSYMTGATKADSWIDIEGGIATFFTYASKGKRELPDETIWVEGQTEILSKSGTFVGQHICVPLQGCAVHINAFNFPCWGMLEKLAPTFLAGMPAIVKPASISAYLTQAVVKAIIESNLLPEGALQLICGDVGDLFDHLTGQDVVTFTGSAETGRKLKAHPKIIENSVRFNMEADSLNCSILGLDVTPEMEEFNLFIKEVVNEMTVKAGQKCTAIRRTIVPLNQMHNVVNALKEKLSKVKVGNPTEKDIKMGSLIGVEQCLEVKEKVSVLSKTSEIVFGDNDSRNGTSAFFEPVLLQCNTPLISAEPHEVEAFGPVNTVMPYKNIDEAIQIANKANGSLVASLFTTDDEFAKKIVLGIGAYHGRVMILNRYCAKESTGHGSPLPHLVHGGPGRAGGGEEMGGIRGILKYMQRTALQGHPNTLTNICNQWIKGGEQLTDKIHPFKKYWEEIQIGETYFTNRRTITETDIVNFAAISGDHFYAHTDDLAARNSIFEKRVAHGYFILSAAAGLFVDPFPGPVLANYGLEGLRFIKPVYPGDTISATLTCKKKTTKEKKENEPPQGIVEWHVEVKNQNNDIVAAYTILTLVKRKEVNA
- a CDS encoding DUF2911 domain-containing protein; protein product: MKNFLLIINILFALSNITAQVELPRLSPNATVSQTVGYTNITVTYCRPGVKERKVWGELVPYNKVWRTGANEATTIEFTTDVVVEGNKVPAGKYGLFTIPTDKEWTIILNKVWNQWGAFNYDSKQDFLRFKVLPLEHPFTERMMFAFSELTDSSTVLNLFWERLNIPIKIKVDVLSQAYEKIKDAIKKSNTDWHTYAQAAEYCADNKVFLKDALQWINTAIELNKNFFVYYVKAKVLFSMKNYNDALIAIDKCRQAGSNDKDYDSYVTRVDLLESQIKSKL
- a CDS encoding 4-hydroxy-3-methylbut-2-enyl diphosphate reductase; protein product: MKKFDIPSKYRSSIISKIKEHRKLGDPRKKDFSPTVLDFGPLNIYVARHFGFCYGVENAIEIAYKIIDENPNKRIFLLSEMIHNPSVNDDLQKRGITFVMDTYGNQLISWDEINADDIVIIPAFGTTVEIENMLIKKGIDTIKYNTTCPFVERVWNRAETLGQENYTIIIHGKLKHEETRATFSHSILKSASLIIRNLEEAKILGDIILGKIPGQKLYEFFSGKYSENFDVKKDLQKIGVVNQTTMLASETQAIADYLKNIMIKKFGKEKLKEHFADTRDTLCYATNDNQSATIALLETNSDFALVVGGYNSSNTTHLVEILEQKFKTYFISDSEKIISNESIRHYDIHAKKEIITKNFINQKEKVNIAITSGASCPDSIVDEVIKKLISFFENAKSLEDVILTINN
- a CDS encoding type 1 glutamine amidotransferase; translated protein: MEKEILIIKNESREGPGLIKEVLEEHQAPYKIIDLQLGETLPPCEDFGAVVVLGGSDSANDESVKIKSEINYIQKILQAQIPYLGICLGLQLLVKSSGGKVVKCPFKEIGFIDPKGQNFSVQLTEEGRKDQLFNNLEYSFNVFHLHGETVELTKGMILLATGSLCRNQIVKIGSNAYGIQCHFELTNEMFERWIKEDPDLIQLDRNQLRESFSNIYDEYVRVGRQLFANFLKIADNKQ
- a CDS encoding MarR family winged helix-turn-helix transcriptional regulator, giving the protein MQSPFHLEQQNISIDSRIVASLERISEAFRVLFWNESKKWGLSPIQLQILIFICTHSNEKCNITYLAKEFNMTKATISDAVKSLEEKSLIKRKINPNDYRSHSIELTTEGKKTVSKASYFANELEKSISSLNTNDKENLLLSLIDIIYNLTAAGVITVQRMCLTCIHYSKDEKSGEHFCKLLNKKLKNSELRIDCPEHSFAK
- a CDS encoding DUF4159 domain-containing protein, which produces MRFIHKILLLALFFGEIVFSQSKDAFQIVRLKYNGGSDWYNGQTEEVNLLKYISQHTNIKTYPEYKFVDLSTGNIFAYPFLFMTGHGNITFSDNDAKKLRTYLENGGFLYVDDDYGLDKAFRREIKKVFPDKELVELPFSYGLYHCLYDFNNGPPKIHEHDGKPAQGFGIFYNNRLVLYYTYESNPSDGWDDPDVHNDPPEKREEALKFGTNLVVWVLSN